The Snodgrassella alvi wkB2 genome window below encodes:
- a CDS encoding cation:proton antiporter domain-containing protein has translation MHHSFPLVETIVGGLFFAFVLGYIAHKLRMPPLVGYLLAGIIVGPYTKGFTADMHLSQQLAELGVILLMFGVGLHFSIRDLLAVKRVAIPGALIQIVLATLLGWLLACLAGWTTGAGIVFGLALSCASTVVLIAALQRWHLGDSTQGRIATGWLIVEDIAMVFVLVMIPALAPVLSGEGAVSSANLLYLLGKTGVQIIAFILVMLFLGRRIIPWSLQRVVSTGSPELFRLAVIAIALGCAILANYLFGVSFALGAFFAGAIISETSMNHTAEEASGGLRDFFTVLFFVSVGMLFDPSIIIRNPLLLLATLLVVVIGKSAGAFLIVRVFGYPHQTALTIAVALAQIGEFSFMIASLGAVYNILPQLASDLILGSALISIICNPFLFVWLNSYLEKQSQQKTSATTIVSESNRLSDKPHAKVAAPIKPVSIYFVDEDMAIAPAVSDHTVLVGAGPVGQEIIRHLHARNETVYVQENRLEAVTELRARQIPVAYGHALSDGMLDAVFVAQAKNLIITIQNKTEVISIIKAAIALNPQLHIVTFSRYEQDKQLFIQAGATKVVDSQLVLANEIMQAFGQV, from the coding sequence ATGCATCACTCATTTCCATTGGTTGAAACCATCGTAGGTGGTTTATTTTTCGCCTTTGTGCTCGGTTATATCGCACATAAGCTGCGTATGCCTCCGCTGGTCGGCTATCTGCTGGCCGGCATAATTGTCGGACCGTATACCAAAGGATTTACTGCTGATATGCATTTATCACAGCAACTGGCCGAACTGGGCGTGATTTTGCTGATGTTTGGAGTGGGGCTGCATTTTTCCATTCGCGATTTGCTGGCGGTTAAGCGGGTAGCGATACCGGGCGCACTTATCCAGATTGTTCTGGCTACTTTACTTGGCTGGTTGCTTGCCTGTCTGGCCGGCTGGACAACAGGTGCGGGTATTGTCTTCGGATTGGCTCTATCTTGTGCTTCAACTGTTGTCTTAATAGCGGCTTTACAGCGCTGGCATTTGGGGGATTCTACACAGGGGCGAATTGCCACCGGCTGGCTGATTGTTGAAGATATTGCCATGGTGTTTGTGCTGGTGATGATTCCGGCTCTGGCACCGGTTTTATCAGGAGAGGGAGCTGTTTCCAGTGCAAATTTGCTTTATTTGCTGGGTAAAACCGGAGTACAAATCATTGCATTTATACTGGTTATGCTTTTTCTTGGTCGCAGAATAATTCCATGGTCTTTACAGCGTGTAGTGAGCACCGGAAGTCCTGAGTTGTTTCGTCTGGCTGTCATTGCTATTGCTTTAGGCTGTGCCATACTGGCCAATTACTTATTCGGTGTGTCGTTTGCTCTAGGTGCTTTTTTTGCCGGAGCCATCATCAGCGAAACCAGTATGAATCACACTGCTGAAGAAGCATCCGGCGGCTTACGTGATTTTTTTACCGTACTGTTTTTTGTTTCTGTGGGTATGCTGTTTGATCCTAGTATTATTATCCGTAATCCATTATTACTCTTAGCCACTTTATTAGTGGTGGTAATAGGTAAAAGTGCAGGAGCATTTTTGATTGTGCGTGTATTCGGCTATCCGCATCAAACTGCACTAACAATTGCTGTTGCGCTGGCTCAGATCGGTGAGTTTTCTTTCATGATTGCCAGTCTGGGCGCGGTATACAATATTTTGCCGCAATTAGCCAGTGATCTGATTCTGGGTAGTGCACTAATATCCATAATCTGTAACCCGTTTTTATTTGTCTGGCTCAACAGCTATCTGGAAAAACAGTCACAGCAAAAAACTTCTGCTACAACCATTGTGTCCGAGAGTAATCGATTATCAGATAAACCTCATGCCAAAGTAGCTGCACCGATTAAGCCGGTTTCAATCTATTTTGTAGATGAAGATATGGCTATTGCTCCTGCGGTGAGCGATCATACAGTGTTGGTGGGTGCAGGCCCGGTCGGACAAGAAATAATCAGACATTTGCACGCACGTAATGAAACAGTCTATGTACAGGAAAATCGTTTAGAAGCTGTTACCGAGTTGCGTGCACGTCAGATACCCGTTGCCTATGGGCATGCATTATCAGATGGGATGCTGGACGCTGTATTTGTTGCTCAGGCTAAAAATCTGATTATTACTATTCAGAATAAAACTGAAGTGATATCAATTATAAAGGCTGCCATTGCACTTAATCCGCAACTGCACATAGTCACATTCAGCAGATATGAACAAGACAAACAGTTGTTTATTCAGGCAGGGGCAACCAAAGTTGTTGACAGTCAGCTCGTACTGGCCAATGAAATTATGCAAGCATTCGGACAGGTCTGA
- a CDS encoding MFS transporter codes for MNSKNNTDTHMNLAERRATWGLGAVFSLRMLGMFMVLPVLTTYGMKLEGASESLIGLAIGIYGLMQAILQIPFGLWSDRFGRKPLIVGGLLIFTLGSIIAALTSSIWGIILGRALQGSGAIAAAVMALLSDLTREQNRTKAMAFIGISFGITFAIAMVCGPIITHAIGLHGLFWVIAILALAAIGLTLFFVPDSTVHVLNRESGIVRGSFGTVLRNPALFKLNIGIFCMHFLLMSTFVALPIQLEQAGFPAARHWQIYLYTMLIAFITVLPPIIYAESKRQMKQVFILCVAGLLIAESVLWLANISFWPLVTGVLLFFIAFNLMEALLPSWVSKEAPAGYKGTAMGIYATGQFLGVACGGTIGGWLAAHTGAHSVFIFGTGLTFIWLLLSLTMHEPPYLASLRIILKQGRVLPDNAREQLLEQAGVHQVLIIPEEHSIYIKIDSKITNREQLEVFIDTISN; via the coding sequence ATGAATTCCAAGAACAACACCGATACACACATGAATCTTGCCGAAAGGCGTGCAACTTGGGGGTTAGGGGCAGTCTTTTCGCTGCGCATGCTGGGCATGTTTATGGTTCTTCCTGTTCTGACTACTTATGGTATGAAATTAGAGGGAGCAAGTGAAAGCCTAATCGGACTGGCAATCGGAATTTATGGTCTGATGCAGGCTATATTGCAAATTCCTTTTGGTTTGTGGTCTGACCGTTTCGGGCGTAAACCTTTAATTGTAGGCGGCTTGCTGATTTTCACTCTGGGCAGCATTATTGCTGCTTTAACATCCTCTATCTGGGGAATCATACTGGGACGTGCATTACAAGGCAGTGGTGCTATCGCAGCAGCTGTAATGGCATTGTTATCTGACCTGACGCGCGAACAAAACCGCACCAAAGCCATGGCTTTTATTGGTATTAGCTTTGGTATCACTTTTGCAATTGCCATGGTCTGCGGCCCTATCATTACACATGCAATAGGTTTACACGGATTATTCTGGGTTATTGCGATACTGGCACTGGCTGCTATCGGCCTGACATTGTTTTTTGTACCCGACAGTACTGTTCATGTACTTAACCGTGAATCAGGCATTGTACGCGGCAGTTTTGGTACTGTACTGCGCAACCCTGCCCTGTTTAAGCTGAACATCGGTATTTTCTGCATGCATTTTCTGCTTATGTCGACTTTTGTCGCGCTGCCTATACAACTGGAACAGGCAGGCTTTCCGGCAGCAAGACATTGGCAGATTTATTTATACACGATGCTGATTGCTTTCATTACTGTTCTGCCACCAATTATTTACGCTGAAAGCAAACGGCAAATGAAGCAAGTGTTTATCTTGTGTGTAGCCGGACTGTTGATTGCTGAAAGTGTATTATGGCTGGCTAATATTTCTTTCTGGCCGCTTGTCACAGGTGTTTTATTATTCTTTATTGCTTTTAATCTGATGGAAGCACTCTTGCCTTCATGGGTAAGTAAAGAAGCACCGGCAGGTTATAAAGGCACTGCAATGGGCATCTATGCAACCGGACAGTTTCTGGGCGTAGCCTGCGGAGGAACAATCGGAGGCTGGCTGGCTGCACATACCGGTGCACATAGTGTTTTTATCTTCGGCACAGGATTAACTTTTATCTGGCTTCTACTGAGCCTGACAATGCACGAACCACCCTATTTGGCCAGTCTGCGCATTATCCTGAAACAGGGTCGTGTTTTACCTGACAATGCCCGAGAACAATTACTTGAACAGGCTGGTGTACATCAGGTACTAATTATTCCTGAAGAACACAGTATATATATCAAAATAGACAGCAAAATTACTAACCGTGAACAACTGGAAGTATTCATCGATACTATAAGTAATTAA
- the cyoE gene encoding heme o synthase has protein sequence MIKPYLQVTKPGIIVGNLISVVGGFLLASKGSINGYLLILTLLGVSLVVASGCAFNNLIDRDIDPKMERTKNRVLVRGLASARVTFALATILGIAGFIVLYFGANPLAMWLSVMGFVVYVGIYSLYMKRHSVYGTLIGSLSGAAPPVIGYCAVSNNFDAGALILLAIFSLWQMPHSYAIAIYRFKDYQAANIPVLPVVKGIAVAKHHITFYIIAFMFATLMLSIGGYAGYKYLVVAAAVSVWWLCMALSGYKAQNNDRIWARKLFVFSIIAITTLSIMMSVDFMTPASQTVLSFAG, from the coding sequence ATGATTAAGCCATACCTGCAAGTAACAAAACCAGGTATTATCGTCGGCAACCTGATTTCGGTTGTCGGCGGGTTTTTGCTGGCGTCAAAAGGCAGCATAAACGGCTACCTGCTAATCCTTACCCTGCTGGGCGTGTCTTTGGTAGTAGCCTCCGGCTGTGCGTTTAATAATCTGATTGACCGTGATATTGATCCGAAAATGGAGCGTACTAAGAATCGTGTGCTTGTGCGGGGCTTAGCATCTGCCCGTGTAACATTTGCACTGGCCACGATACTGGGTATTGCCGGATTTATTGTGCTTTATTTTGGCGCAAATCCCTTAGCCATGTGGTTATCTGTAATGGGCTTTGTGGTTTATGTAGGGATTTACAGTCTCTATATGAAACGGCATTCTGTTTACGGAACTTTAATTGGCAGTCTGTCAGGTGCCGCACCACCAGTAATCGGTTATTGCGCTGTAAGCAATAATTTTGATGCAGGTGCACTTATTCTGCTGGCGATTTTCAGTCTCTGGCAGATGCCGCATTCCTATGCAATCGCGATTTACCGCTTTAAGGATTATCAGGCGGCTAATATTCCGGTTTTACCGGTAGTAAAAGGCATTGCTGTAGCAAAACACCATATCACGTTTTATATTATTGCCTTTATGTTTGCAACATTGATGCTGTCAATAGGCGGCTACGCCGGCTACAAATATCTGGTCGTTGCTGCTGCTGTCAGCGTGTGGTGGCTGTGTATGGCATTATCCGGCTATAAAGCACAGAATAATGATCGTATATGGGCACGCAAACTGTTTGTGTTTTCGATTATTGCTATCACTACCTTAAGCATAATGATGTCGGTAGATTTTATGACTCCGGCCTCACAAACTGTATTAAGCTTTGCTGGCTGA